One genomic window of Halolamina sediminis includes the following:
- a CDS encoding YeiH family protein: protein MSRSLLPGLALLVGLGLGARLLAATVPMNHLILAILLGLAVGNLVGVPDAARAGVGTHKLWLKTGIVLTGASVALDRVVAGGPKLLVLVAGALTVTVLLVEALSRLAFRIDGETGSLLAAGSGVCGVSAVVAVAESIDADETTVAYAATTILLFDAVTLVAYPAVGTALALPDRTFGIWAGLTMFSTGPVAAAGFAVSETAGEWAVLVKLIRNAAIGLVAVAYAGVYASTRSNESAGDDRGTVARLWAPFPKFVVGFVAVVAIANLGLLSGPEVDSLANAADWLFLLAFVGLGLEIRLDDLRETGYRPVLVVLLALLTVSSVGLAVVRTVF from the coding sequence ATGTCCCGGTCGCTGCTTCCGGGGCTCGCGCTGCTCGTCGGACTGGGACTCGGTGCCCGGCTCCTTGCCGCCACCGTCCCGATGAACCACCTGATTCTCGCGATCCTACTCGGGCTGGCGGTCGGGAACCTCGTCGGCGTTCCCGACGCCGCCCGCGCCGGCGTCGGGACGCACAAGCTCTGGCTCAAGACGGGCATCGTCCTCACGGGCGCAAGCGTCGCGCTCGACCGCGTTGTCGCCGGAGGCCCGAAACTGCTGGTGCTGGTGGCGGGGGCGCTGACCGTGACGGTCCTGCTCGTCGAGGCGCTCTCCCGGCTGGCGTTCCGGATCGACGGCGAGACGGGCTCGCTGCTCGCGGCCGGATCCGGCGTCTGTGGCGTCTCGGCGGTCGTCGCCGTCGCCGAGAGCATCGACGCCGACGAGACGACGGTGGCCTACGCCGCCACGACGATCCTCCTGTTCGACGCCGTCACGCTTGTCGCCTACCCCGCGGTGGGAACCGCACTCGCGCTGCCGGATCGAACGTTCGGTATCTGGGCCGGCCTCACGATGTTCAGCACCGGCCCCGTAGCTGCCGCGGGGTTTGCGGTCTCCGAGACGGCGGGCGAGTGGGCGGTGCTGGTGAAACTGATCCGGAACGCCGCGATCGGCCTCGTCGCGGTCGCGTACGCCGGCGTGTACGCGAGCACGCGCTCGAACGAGAGCGCGGGCGACGATCGTGGGACTGTCGCTCGGCTCTGGGCCCCGTTCCCGAAGTTCGTCGTCGGCTTCGTCGCCGTCGTCGCGATCGCCAACCTCGGGCTGCTCTCGGGCCCGGAGGTGGACTCCCTCGCGAATGCCGCCGACTGGCTGTTCCTGCTGGCCTTCGTGGGGCTGGGGCTGGAGATCCGACTCGACGACCTGCGGGAGACGGGCTACCGGCCGGTGCTTGTCGTGCTGCTCGCGCTGCTCACAGTGTCCTCGGTCGGGCTGGCGGTCGTCCGAACGGTGTTCTGA
- a CDS encoding GNAT family N-acetyltransferase produces the protein MNLRAARETDIPGIRDVANRSLAASYGDVLDAETRQRAVESWYGAEGDAAGTLAEEIVDGQTVVIVAEDGDEIIGFAQAFLAGDSPRVGRIEWLHVRPGRRGEGLASRLLDRIESGLADRGADRIEASVIEANEAGRAFYEEHGYDHDHTRQVRIAGDRIAELTLVGDEEIPDDGAGSGTERRETEDGKTIVIAYDENERGSNGPFHPTYLDDDRDEQYGWHCGNCDSLDVSVGSMDEFVCNDCDNRRRAMRWDAVYGG, from the coding sequence ATGAACCTTCGAGCCGCCAGAGAGACCGATATCCCCGGGATCAGGGACGTTGCCAACCGCTCGCTCGCGGCGTCGTACGGCGACGTGCTCGACGCCGAGACGCGCCAGCGGGCAGTCGAGTCGTGGTACGGCGCCGAAGGCGACGCCGCGGGCACGTTGGCCGAGGAGATCGTGGACGGCCAAACGGTCGTGATCGTCGCCGAGGACGGCGACGAGATCATCGGCTTCGCACAGGCGTTCCTCGCGGGCGACTCCCCCCGAGTCGGCCGGATCGAGTGGCTCCACGTCCGCCCGGGTCGGCGGGGAGAAGGGCTCGCGAGCCGGCTGCTCGACCGGATCGAGTCCGGGCTGGCCGACCGCGGCGCCGACCGGATCGAGGCCAGCGTGATCGAGGCCAACGAGGCCGGCCGCGCGTTCTACGAGGAACACGGCTACGACCACGACCACACCCGGCAGGTCCGTATCGCCGGCGACCGCATCGCCGAACTGACTCTCGTCGGCGACGAGGAGATCCCGGACGACGGGGCCGGATCCGGGACCGAACGCCGCGAAACCGAGGACGGGAAGACGATCGTGATCGCCTACGACGAGAACGAACGGGGGTCGAACGGCCCGTTCCATCCGACCTACCTCGACGACGACCGCGACGAGCAGTACGGCTGGCACTGCGGGAACTGTGACAGCCTCGACGTGAGCGTCGGCTCGATGGACGAGTTCGTCTGTAACGACTGTGATAACCGCCGACGGGCGATGCGCTGGGACGCCGTCTACGGGGGCTGA